Proteins encoded together in one Pseudobacteroides sp. window:
- a CDS encoding PhoH family protein produces MDSLIEKTIEFDRIEHAINLFGSYDENVGVIEDAFNVKILSRDDEIKIVGHQEGVEKAESIIRHLKDIAVKGDVITKQNVRYYVQLAAENQLDKAKELVDYVCLTARGKQIKAKTLGQKSYIDAIKNNDIVFGIGPAGTGKTFLAVAMAVTAFRNKEVNRIILTRPAVEAGEKLGFLPGDLQNKVDPYLRPLYDSLYEIMGAETYQKFLEKGMIEVAPLAYMRGRTLDDSFIILDEAQNTTPEQMKMFLTRIGFGSKSVITGDITQIDLPGDKKSGLREVMKVLKGINGIEFVHLSDKDVVRHELVQRIIKAYEKYDNDKDKNKEQANKNIKKN; encoded by the coding sequence TTGGACAGTTTAATAGAAAAAACCATAGAATTTGACAGAATAGAGCATGCAATTAACCTGTTCGGAAGCTACGATGAAAACGTGGGTGTTATTGAAGATGCTTTTAATGTAAAAATATTATCAAGGGATGATGAGATTAAAATAGTCGGCCATCAGGAAGGTGTCGAAAAGGCTGAGTCCATAATACGTCATTTAAAAGATATAGCAGTAAAGGGGGACGTAATAACCAAGCAAAATGTAAGGTATTATGTCCAGTTAGCTGCTGAAAATCAGTTGGACAAGGCAAAGGAGCTTGTGGATTATGTATGCCTCACTGCAAGAGGAAAGCAGATAAAGGCCAAAACCCTGGGGCAAAAATCCTATATTGATGCTATAAAAAATAACGATATTGTTTTCGGCATAGGCCCTGCAGGTACAGGTAAAACATTCCTTGCTGTAGCTATGGCTGTTACGGCTTTTAGAAACAAGGAGGTTAACAGGATAATCCTTACAAGGCCTGCTGTAGAGGCTGGTGAAAAGCTGGGGTTTCTGCCTGGAGATCTTCAGAACAAAGTCGATCCTTATTTAAGGCCCTTGTATGATTCCTTGTACGAGATAATGGGGGCGGAAACATATCAAAAGTTTCTGGAAAAGGGAATGATTGAGGTTGCACCCTTGGCATACATGAGAGGAAGAACCCTTGATGACTCCTTCATTATTCTGGACGAAGCTCAGAATACTACTCCTGAACAAATGAAAATGTTTCTTACAAGGATAGGCTTTGGCTCCAAATCTGTAATAACCGGTGATATAACTCAGATTGACCTTCCGGGAGATAAAAAGTCGGGCCTTCGGGAAGTAATGAAGGTTTTAAAGGGAATAAACGGAATAGAGTTTGTCCATCTTTCCGATAAGGACGTAGTGAGGCATGAGCTTGTACAAAGGATTATAAAAGCCTATGAAAAGTATGATAATGACAAGGATAAGAATAAGGAACAAGCAAATAAAAATATAAAGAAGAATTAA
- the yqfC gene encoding sporulation protein YqfC produces MSSNRRSRKKKEEVPKPRLKEKVTEVLDLPKEVILDIPKLTMIGNSNLVIENYKGVIEYDIEKIRLNTGIGIIRISGKELVIKEITSEDIMVYGKIENLEFCT; encoded by the coding sequence ATGTCATCAAATAGAAGATCACGTAAAAAAAAGGAGGAGGTTCCAAAGCCCAGGCTTAAGGAAAAGGTAACAGAGGTGCTGGACCTTCCTAAAGAGGTTATATTAGACATACCAAAGTTGACGATGATCGGCAATTCAAACCTTGTTATTGAAAACTATAAAGGTGTTATTGAATATGACATTGAGAAAATAAGGCTCAACACGGGGATAGGCATTATAAGAATCAGCGGCAAGGAGCTTGTTATCAAGGAAATTACATCAGAGGACATAATGGTATATGGGAAAATCGAAAACCTTGAGTTTTGTACATAA
- the pdaA gene encoding delta-lactam-biosynthetic de-N-acetylase, with translation MNYNNKYMGRLVYIVILTVFPMSFLGGCGKAHDSTRLSDLGGVYSEERETIDFENEITESLPEDISAESVDALANKLAEEGIGTPLDNKKIRWGLKRNPDNKPPTADPGTPKLLSKYGGLYLGDTNKKEIYLTFDEGYENGYTSKILDVLRDNNVKAVFFVTGPYLKENGDLIRRMVEEGHEVGNHTINHPSLPEIDANRLEEEIVGLDRVFHEKYGKHMTYLRPPKGEFSERSLSISKKLGYTNLFWSFAYEDWYTDRVRGPEYAKNIVMRNLHNGAIILLHAVSKDNAYALDSIIKGAREKGYEFGNINNLVKSSN, from the coding sequence GTGAACTATAATAATAAATATATGGGGCGATTAGTATACATAGTAATTTTAACAGTATTTCCAATGAGTTTTCTAGGAGGCTGCGGGAAGGCTCATGACAGCACAAGATTAAGCGATTTGGGCGGAGTATATTCCGAAGAAAGGGAGACTATAGATTTTGAGAATGAGATAACAGAGAGCCTTCCAGAGGACATAAGTGCTGAAAGTGTAGATGCATTAGCCAATAAATTGGCGGAAGAAGGCATTGGTACGCCTCTCGACAACAAAAAAATCCGGTGGGGACTGAAGAGAAATCCTGACAACAAGCCGCCGACCGCAGACCCGGGAACTCCAAAACTGTTGTCAAAATATGGAGGATTATATCTAGGGGATACAAATAAAAAAGAAATTTATCTAACCTTTGATGAGGGGTATGAAAACGGCTATACATCAAAGATTCTTGATGTATTAAGGGATAATAATGTAAAAGCGGTGTTCTTTGTTACCGGCCCTTACCTAAAAGAGAACGGGGACCTTATAAGAAGGATGGTTGAAGAAGGGCATGAAGTAGGAAATCACACTATAAATCATCCAAGCTTGCCCGAGATTGATGCTAATAGACTTGAGGAGGAGATTGTAGGCCTTGACAGGGTCTTTCATGAAAAGTATGGGAAACATATGACATATCTAAGGCCTCCTAAGGGAGAATTCAGTGAAAGATCATTATCAATAAGCAAAAAATTGGGGTATACAAATCTATTCTGGAGCTTTGCTTATGAGGATTGGTATACCGATAGGGTTAGAGGACCTGAGTATGCAAAAAATATAGTAATGAGAAATCTCCATAATGGAGCAATTATTTTGCTGCATGCCGTATCAAAGGATAACGCCTATGCTCTTGACAGCATTATAAAAGGTGCAAGGGAAAAGGGCTATGAGTTTGGGAATATCAATAATTTGGTAAAAAGTTCAAATTAA
- a CDS encoding DUF881 domain-containing protein, with amino-acid sequence MMKYGRSIAITAICVLLGMIMAWQYKSIDYNEREKSLERKSLEELKDELIREQRNNENLSIRNAELEKENKDYENSKGDVTKETQILKNELERARIIAGLVDVKGKGVVITLDNDLADVTESNLLNVVNELRASDAQAISINDERIVGSSEIREAGRTYIMINGKQMRAPFVIKAIANPDKLERALKLLGGVLDSLIDLQIKVDVKKEDNIRINKVRDDGSVIKTDLLTPMVNP; translated from the coding sequence ATGATGAAATATGGTAGGAGTATTGCAATAACTGCTATATGTGTTCTTTTGGGAATGATAATGGCTTGGCAGTATAAGAGTATAGATTATAATGAAAGGGAGAAGAGCCTTGAAAGGAAGTCTCTGGAAGAGCTTAAAGACGAGCTGATAAGAGAGCAGCGAAATAATGAAAATCTTTCCATAAGAAATGCGGAGCTTGAAAAGGAGAATAAGGATTATGAGAATTCAAAGGGTGATGTGACAAAGGAAACTCAGATCCTAAAAAATGAGCTTGAGCGTGCCAGGATTATTGCGGGGCTTGTTGATGTAAAGGGCAAAGGAGTTGTTATTACCCTTGATAATGATTTGGCAGATGTTACTGAAAGCAACCTTTTAAATGTAGTCAATGAATTGAGGGCTTCTGATGCACAGGCCATATCAATAAATGATGAAAGGATTGTGGGCTCAAGTGAAATCAGAGAAGCCGGCAGGACATATATTATGATAAACGGAAAGCAAATGCGGGCACCTTTTGTGATAAAAGCCATTGCCAACCCTGATAAGTTAGAACGTGCATTAAAACTCCTAGGAGGAGTTTTAGACTCTTTAATAGATCTTCAAATAAAGGTGGATGTGAAAAAAGAAGATAATATAAGGATAAACAAAGTTAGAGATGACGGTTCTGTTATAAAGACAGATTTACTCACTCCAATGGTCAACCCGTAA
- a CDS encoding flavodoxin family protein: MSNSTNNRRILIVYYTQSGNSKFVAETIAQEIKADTLEIKTKKSLPKSTFFKLFVGGMQVVFKIKPDLLPVDKKPMDYDMVIIGTPVWASSFASPFNTFFSQIDIKGKKIALYCCYGGSKGKTFDNMKNVLNGNQFIGELEIKSPLEDKSEGIRRIKEWVKTINI, translated from the coding sequence ATGTCAAATAGCACCAATAACAGAAGAATACTAATAGTTTACTATACCCAATCAGGTAATAGTAAATTCGTTGCCGAAACAATTGCACAGGAAATAAAAGCTGACACTCTCGAAATCAAGACTAAAAAAAGCCTTCCAAAGTCAACCTTTTTTAAGCTTTTTGTAGGAGGAATGCAGGTTGTTTTTAAAATTAAGCCTGATCTACTTCCTGTGGATAAAAAACCTATGGATTATGACATGGTCATTATAGGCACCCCCGTCTGGGCAAGTTCATTTGCCTCACCCTTTAATACATTCTTTTCCCAAATAGATATCAAAGGTAAAAAGATTGCCCTTTACTGCTGCTATGGAGGCTCTAAGGGAAAAACCTTCGATAATATGAAAAATGTACTAAACGGTAATCAATTTATAGGAGAATTGGAAATAAAATCACCCTTAGAAGACAAGAGTGAAGGAATCAGGAGAATCAAAGAGTGGGTTAAAACTATTAATATTTAA
- a CDS encoding DUF881 domain-containing protein, which produces MQQNKKLILVVIFAILGIVISLQVKGIIYVNKKMESQSIDDIERLTKEIQKEQQIGKELTKKVLENERIKEENLKNSIALGKDNNLKKLKEELDVIKFKSGLVPVKGEGVIVSLDDAEARINEDESTLILHDRDIVRVVNELKKAGAQAISINDERVTGVTECICAGPTIMINGRKYTTPFEIKAIGDPNALYDTVNSSKIVFYLIRDKIRVNISKSNDITIPKYDNANIDSLFSGLEVIDDEIW; this is translated from the coding sequence ATGCAGCAAAACAAAAAGCTGATACTTGTTGTTATTTTTGCTATTTTGGGTATTGTTATTTCTCTTCAGGTAAAGGGCATAATTTATGTAAATAAAAAAATGGAATCCCAATCTATAGATGATATAGAAAGATTGACGAAGGAAATTCAAAAGGAGCAGCAGATAGGCAAGGAGCTTACGAAAAAGGTTTTAGAAAATGAGAGAATTAAAGAAGAAAATTTAAAAAATTCAATTGCATTAGGAAAAGACAACAATTTAAAAAAGCTTAAGGAAGAGCTTGATGTTATAAAGTTCAAGTCAGGTTTGGTACCTGTAAAAGGTGAAGGAGTAATAGTTTCACTTGACGATGCAGAGGCCAGAATAAATGAAGATGAAAGCACCTTGATTCTTCATGACAGGGATATAGTAAGGGTAGTAAATGAGTTAAAAAAGGCCGGTGCACAGGCTATATCAATTAACGATGAGAGGGTTACGGGAGTAACCGAGTGCATATGTGCCGGTCCTACAATAATGATAAACGGAAGAAAGTACACCACTCCCTTTGAGATAAAAGCGATAGGTGATCCGAATGCATTGTACGATACTGTAAATAGCAGCAAGATAGTATTCTATTTAATAAGGGACAAGATCAGAGTAAATATTAGCAAAAGTAATGATATAACAATTCCAAAATACGATAACGCCAATATTGACAGTTTATTTTCCGGTCTGGAGGTCATAGATGATGAAATATGGTAG
- a CDS encoding zinc dependent phospholipase C family protein, with protein MVLEKIYGKMFYYFLYSINPLKKQIINTPCSIHKFINLQSLEIIKNDKYVDAFNFFSDNLVSINEGVVWADQDFKSSGHFYNPYIERGLYGNRNALSLAREYYNNTLENWKKSSIQESMFYLGATMHIIQDMTIPQHANIRLLDNHRQYENFVRRNYNNYDDFLAMEGGYYLDDIDEFVIFNSRNAINIYNKLKNIEDENERFYKLTRYILPMAQRTSAGCLMRFYKDTMIGEENKSGPKG; from the coding sequence ATGGTATTGGAAAAAATTTACGGAAAAATGTTTTATTACTTTCTTTATTCAATTAACCCATTAAAGAAGCAGATAATAAATACTCCGTGCAGCATTCATAAGTTTATAAACCTACAGTCATTGGAGATTATAAAAAATGACAAATATGTAGATGCCTTTAATTTTTTCAGCGATAACCTGGTTTCAATTAATGAAGGAGTTGTTTGGGCAGATCAGGACTTTAAGAGCTCAGGTCACTTTTATAACCCATATATTGAAAGAGGATTATATGGGAACCGCAATGCTCTTTCATTGGCTCGAGAGTATTATAATAATACTTTAGAGAATTGGAAAAAGTCCAGCATTCAGGAATCTATGTTTTATCTTGGGGCAACCATGCATATTATCCAGGACATGACCATACCCCAGCATGCAAATATAAGGCTACTTGACAATCATAGGCAGTATGAAAACTTTGTAAGAAGAAATTATAATAACTATGATGACTTTTTAGCAATGGAGGGTGGATACTACCTTGATGATATTGATGAGTTTGTAATTTTTAACTCTAGAAATGCCATCAACATATATAACAAGCTTAAGAATATAGAGGATGAAAACGAGAGATTTTATAAGCTTACCAGGTATATACTTCCAATGGCTCAACGGACATCAGCAGGCTGCCTTATGAGGTTTTACAAAGACACAATGATCGGTGAAGAAAATAAATCAGGGCCAAAAGGATAA
- a CDS encoding carbohydrate-binding protein — MPRTSKNNEYLQNGISVSPAVPTSGEKVKVQYDGILSKSGANDVYVHIGYGSDWLKSAFFKMNKSLTGFEASLPVEYGDTMNLCFKDSANNWDNNSGRNYSFDVSQ, encoded by the coding sequence ATGCCTAGAACTTCAAAAAATAATGAGTACCTGCAAAATGGTATTAGTGTAAGTCCAGCTGTTCCAACTTCTGGAGAAAAGGTAAAAGTGCAATATGATGGTATTCTCTCAAAAAGCGGTGCTAACGATGTTTATGTTCATATAGGTTATGGGAGCGATTGGCTAAAATCAGCATTTTTCAAGATGAACAAGTCTCTAACAGGTTTTGAAGCCTCTTTACCTGTGGAATACGGAGACACGATGAACCTTTGCTTTAAGGACAGTGCAAACAATTGGGACAATAACTCAGGCAGGAATTATAGCTTTGATGTAAGCCAGTAA
- a CDS encoding mannose-1-phosphate guanyltransferase, whose amino-acid sequence MKAVIMAGGEGTRLRPLTCNRPKPMVPIINKPVMEHIIELLRKYNLTDIAVTLQYMPELIKEYFGDGSEFGVNIRYYVEQTPLGTAGSVKNAEDFLDDVFVVISGDALTDIDLKKAIDFHFSKGSIATIVLKKVDVPLEYGVVVTDEESRISRFLEKPSWGEVFSDTVNTGIYIFSPEILGYFNKNEMFDFSKDLFPILLKEKRPLYGFVTDDYWCDIGDLKAYSRVHMDILEKKVKVNIPGKEVEPGIWLDEGCEIEDGARLEAPCVIGRNTKIKKTANIGSFSIIGDHNIIDERSGIKRSILWKNNLVEKNVQVRGSVICNKVHLRSNSSTFENSVIGDDTIIMNNALIKPNIKIWPNKLIEEGAEVNSNLVWGSKFTRSIFGNRGVAGEINVDITPEYASKLGAAYGATFKGKAKIGVSCDDSTPAQMLKVSFISGLLSAGIEVYDFGKMLLPITRSAIRFYKNDGGIHISTSTEDVARLFVDFLDRNGSNVDRGTERKIENAFVREDFRRCEGDCIKEIKQIPDYSKFYLRNIINNVVSNKMKYKIALNSRSSFILSTMNELLTGLGCEVEVVNVKLMNIKTMSQSMTSNDVKYFTSHIKMGKFDLGVSIEDTSEKMMLVDNKGRIITEDMFIALISLIFFKNVQGGTVVVPISASQVVDRIADECNGKVVRSKTSTQDIMEKILGNELKEEMLDQFTMHFDAMAGLVKILDFMQRNDYKLSDLVDMIPNFYIDKKEVECPWEAKGKVIRHIMQENSGDSIETLEGVKIFKEGGWVLVLPDAEKPVCNVISESYSAEFAEELTSIYINKIREISRG is encoded by the coding sequence ATGAAAGCTGTTATAATGGCGGGGGGTGAAGGCACAAGATTAAGACCGCTAACATGTAATCGGCCAAAACCCATGGTTCCGATTATAAATAAGCCTGTGATGGAACATATTATTGAATTGTTAAGAAAATACAATTTAACTGATATTGCTGTAACTCTACAATACATGCCTGAACTGATTAAGGAATATTTTGGGGACGGTAGCGAATTTGGTGTTAATATAAGATACTATGTGGAACAGACACCTCTTGGCACTGCTGGAAGTGTGAAAAACGCGGAAGATTTTTTAGATGATGTATTTGTAGTAATAAGCGGAGATGCTTTGACGGATATTGATCTTAAAAAGGCGATTGATTTTCACTTCAGTAAGGGCTCCATTGCGACTATAGTATTAAAGAAAGTTGATGTTCCATTGGAGTACGGTGTTGTTGTTACTGATGAAGAATCAAGAATTTCAAGGTTCCTTGAAAAGCCAAGCTGGGGAGAAGTTTTTAGTGATACTGTAAATACAGGAATATATATTTTTTCCCCGGAAATACTTGGATACTTTAACAAAAATGAAATGTTTGATTTCAGCAAGGATCTGTTCCCCATTCTTTTAAAGGAGAAAAGGCCTTTATATGGGTTTGTTACAGATGACTACTGGTGTGACATCGGGGATTTAAAAGCTTATAGCCGTGTGCACATGGATATCCTTGAGAAAAAAGTTAAGGTGAATATACCGGGTAAAGAGGTTGAGCCTGGGATATGGTTGGATGAAGGGTGCGAAATTGAAGACGGTGCAAGGCTTGAAGCTCCATGCGTAATCGGCAGAAATACCAAGATAAAGAAAACAGCAAATATAGGAAGCTTTTCAATAATAGGTGACCACAATATAATAGATGAAAGAAGCGGAATTAAACGCAGCATTTTATGGAAAAACAATTTGGTAGAAAAGAATGTCCAGGTTAGAGGTAGCGTTATATGCAACAAGGTTCATTTAAGAAGCAACTCTTCAACCTTTGAGAACTCTGTAATAGGTGATGACACCATAATAATGAACAACGCACTTATAAAGCCTAATATTAAAATTTGGCCTAATAAGCTTATAGAGGAAGGTGCAGAAGTCAATTCAAACCTGGTATGGGGCTCAAAGTTCACTCGCTCCATATTCGGAAACAGAGGAGTCGCAGGCGAAATAAATGTTGATATTACTCCGGAATATGCTTCGAAGCTTGGTGCTGCTTATGGTGCTACTTTCAAGGGAAAGGCAAAAATAGGTGTTAGCTGTGATGACTCAACACCTGCACAGATGCTTAAGGTTTCATTCATTTCGGGACTTTTGTCTGCAGGTATTGAGGTATATGATTTTGGAAAAATGCTTTTGCCAATAACACGATCCGCAATAAGATTTTATAAAAACGATGGCGGTATTCATATAAGTACCTCTACAGAAGACGTAGCCAGGCTGTTTGTAGATTTTCTCGATAGGAATGGAAGCAATGTGGACAGGGGTACTGAGAGAAAAATTGAGAATGCATTTGTAAGGGAAGACTTCAGAAGGTGTGAGGGCGATTGTATAAAAGAAATAAAACAAATCCCCGATTACAGCAAGTTCTACCTTAGGAATATAATAAATAATGTTGTATCCAATAAAATGAAGTACAAGATTGCACTAAATTCAAGATCAAGCTTTATTTTATCCACGATGAATGAGCTGCTTACTGGACTAGGCTGTGAAGTTGAAGTTGTAAATGTGAAGCTTATGAACATAAAAACCATGAGCCAAAGCATGACATCAAATGATGTTAAATACTTTACAAGCCACATAAAAATGGGGAAATTTGACCTTGGAGTTTCAATCGAGGATACTTCAGAGAAAATGATGCTTGTAGACAACAAGGGCAGGATTATAACTGAAGATATGTTTATAGCCCTTATATCTCTCATATTCTTCAAGAATGTTCAGGGAGGCACTGTGGTTGTTCCTATCTCGGCAAGCCAGGTTGTAGACAGGATTGCAGATGAATGCAACGGCAAGGTTGTAAGGTCCAAAACATCAACTCAGGACATAATGGAGAAGATACTTGGCAATGAACTGAAGGAGGAGATGTTGGATCAGTTTACCATGCATTTTGATGCAATGGCAGGATTGGTCAAAATATTGGATTTCATGCAAAGAAATGATTACAAACTTTCAGATCTTGTAGACATGATTCCAAACTTCTATATTGATAAAAAAGAAGTTGAGTGCCCATGGGAAGCCAAGGGAAAGGTTATAAGGCATATTATGCAGGAGAACAGCGGAGACAGTATAGAGACCTTGGAGGGAGTAAAGATCTTCAAGGAGGGCGGATGGGTCTTAGTTCTTCCAGATGCTGAAAAGCCTGTATGCAATGTTATAAGCGAGAGCTATTCAGCCGAGTTTGCTGAGGAACTGACAAGCATATATATAAATAAAATCCGTGAAATAAGTCGTGGTTAG
- the yqfD gene encoding sporulation protein YqfD, translating to MLILKLWNYFRGYVIITIEGYFLEKFINICIHRQIFLWDIKRHGSRKMTLKISIKGFKMLRPIALKTKCRVRITKRVGLPFVKSRYKKRKTFLVGAIAFLAAFYIMTSFIWSIEITGNKKINSEFILQKLSESGIKQGILKYNIDTKKVVSDLMLKIDKLGWVGVSIKGTKIKVQVDERIMPPQLVEKNKPCDIVAKRDGIIKSVISKAGFDLVKSGDTVVEGQILVTGNVPGKEENSGVTQLHAISTIKARTWYEGVSPVELKSNVKERTGAKTNKYSLVLFGKRINFPWGKVSYSNYDKIEIKKVFSLGEDLVFPFEFIDDIYYETRKVEKEIPFDEAEAVAARKAYETASENIPPDAEIIKKDTKIIDNDDATKTVKVIIECIESIGLSKEIGGDN from the coding sequence ATGTTAATCTTGAAACTGTGGAATTATTTCAGGGGATATGTTATTATAACTATTGAAGGTTATTTCCTTGAAAAGTTTATTAATATATGCATTCATAGGCAAATATTTTTATGGGATATTAAAAGGCACGGCTCAAGAAAAATGACCTTAAAGATAAGCATAAAGGGTTTTAAGATGCTAAGGCCCATTGCATTAAAAACAAAGTGCAGGGTCAGAATAACAAAAAGGGTGGGCCTGCCTTTTGTAAAAAGCAGATACAAAAAGAGAAAAACCTTTTTGGTTGGTGCAATTGCTTTTTTAGCTGCATTTTATATAATGACATCGTTTATATGGTCAATTGAGATAACTGGAAACAAAAAAATAAACAGTGAGTTCATACTGCAAAAACTTAGCGAATCAGGGATCAAGCAAGGAATTCTGAAGTATAATATTGACACAAAAAAGGTTGTAAGCGATTTGATGCTTAAAATCGACAAGCTTGGGTGGGTCGGCGTATCTATTAAAGGTACTAAGATAAAGGTTCAGGTTGATGAGAGGATAATGCCTCCCCAATTGGTTGAGAAAAACAAACCTTGTGATATTGTTGCAAAAAGGGATGGAATTATAAAATCTGTTATCTCAAAAGCGGGGTTTGATCTTGTTAAGTCTGGTGATACAGTGGTTGAGGGACAGATTCTTGTAACAGGTAATGTTCCTGGTAAAGAAGAGAATAGTGGTGTAACGCAGCTGCATGCTATAAGTACCATAAAAGCTAGAACATGGTATGAAGGAGTAAGTCCTGTTGAGCTGAAATCAAACGTTAAGGAAAGAACCGGTGCTAAAACCAACAAATACTCCCTTGTCTTATTTGGCAAAAGAATAAATTTTCCATGGGGAAAGGTTTCTTACAGTAATTATGATAAAATTGAAATAAAAAAGGTTTTTTCTTTAGGGGAAGACTTGGTATTTCCTTTCGAGTTTATTGACGATATATATTATGAAACACGCAAGGTGGAGAAGGAAATACCCTTTGATGAGGCAGAGGCAGTTGCAGCCCGTAAAGCGTATGAAACTGCCAGTGAAAATATTCCGCCTGATGCAGAAATTATTAAAAAAGATACTAAAATTATAGATAATGATGATGCAACTAAAACAGTTAAGGTTATAATAGAGTGTATAGAGAGTATAGGTTTAAGCAAAGAGATTGGAGGAGATAACTGA
- a CDS encoding cysteine desulfurase family protein — translation MNNEIFLDNSSTTKPYDEVVELMGVISKEVYGNPSSLHKKGIEAEREIKKSRQVIADSLRVNSNEIYFTSGGTESNNLAITGYLFGNPRKGKHIITSSIEHPSVMEIYQHLESSGYTVDFLSVDSNGLVDMGELKSKITGETALISIILVNNEVGAIQPIDEIIKIKDSINKNAVIHVDAVQAYGKMDIFPKSVGIDMISMSAHKIHGPKGSGALYVNKSIRLNPLFLGGGQESLLRSGTENVPGICGFGKAVEITFKNMKENYKAVDALKGSFIMEIQKNIEDFRIISSENSSPYILNVAFGGIKSEVLLHHLEEKNIYVSTGSACSSRKKIHSRVLKAMGVPAKYIDGAIRISLSAFNTDDQVITAANAIKEILPRIRKTSRSK, via the coding sequence ATGAATAACGAGATTTTTTTAGATAACAGTTCAACTACAAAGCCTTATGATGAAGTTGTAGAATTGATGGGGGTCATTAGCAAAGAAGTTTACGGAAACCCATCATCTCTTCACAAAAAAGGTATTGAGGCAGAAAGAGAGATCAAAAAGTCAAGGCAGGTTATTGCTGACAGCCTGAGAGTAAATTCAAATGAAATATATTTTACTTCAGGAGGCACAGAGTCAAATAATTTAGCCATAACAGGATATCTTTTCGGAAACCCCAGGAAGGGCAAACACATTATAACTTCATCTATAGAGCATCCTTCGGTAATGGAGATTTATCAGCATTTGGAGAGTTCAGGCTATACAGTTGATTTTTTGAGTGTTGACAGCAACGGCTTAGTAGATATGGGTGAGCTTAAGTCAAAGATTACGGGGGAGACTGCATTAATAAGCATTATTCTTGTAAATAACGAAGTTGGTGCAATTCAGCCCATTGATGAAATAATAAAAATAAAAGATTCTATAAATAAAAATGCTGTTATACATGTAGATGCAGTTCAGGCATATGGGAAGATGGATATTTTCCCTAAAAGCGTTGGCATTGACATGATATCTATGAGTGCACACAAGATACATGGACCAAAAGGCAGCGGAGCTTTATATGTAAACAAGTCCATAAGGTTGAATCCTCTCTTTCTAGGAGGAGGCCAAGAGTCGCTGTTAAGGTCAGGGACTGAAAATGTTCCGGGAATATGCGGTTTTGGGAAAGCTGTAGAAATAACTTTTAAAAACATGAAGGAAAATTATAAAGCGGTAGATGCTTTGAAAGGTAGCTTTATTATGGAAATACAAAAGAATATTGAGGACTTTAGGATCATTTCATCGGAAAACTCAAGCCCTTATATTCTCAATGTAGCTTTTGGAGGCATAAAATCAGAGGTTTTGCTGCATCACTTAGAAGAGAAAAACATATATGTTTCGACAGGATCTGCATGTTCCTCAAGAAAAAAGATTCACAGCAGAGTTCTGAAGGCAATGGGAGTCCCGGCAAAATACATTGACGGTGCAATTCGAATAAGCCTTTCTGCTTTCAATACTGATGATCAGGTTATTACTGCTGCTAATGCGATTAAGGAAATATTGCCGAGAATCAGGAAAACTTCCAGGTCTAAATAA